From the genome of Bradyrhizobium sp. ORS 278:
GAGGTCGAGGCCGCCGCGCGCGAGCTCGCGATGTCGCTGGCTCAAGGCCCGAGCGTCACGCTCGGCTACATCAAGCGCAACATCAACAATGCCGAGACGATGACCCTGGAAGCCTGCTTCGATGCCGAAGCCGTGCACCACTCGCGCTGCAGCGACACCGAGGATCACAAGGAGGCTGCGCGAGCCTTCGTCGAGAAGCGCGTGCCCGTGTTCAAGGGGCATTAGCACCACACTTTCCGTCATTGCGAGGAGCGAAGCGACGAAGCAATCCAGGGTGATTGTGTCAGCTCTGGATAGCTTCCGTCTTCGCTCTGCGAGGTCCGGCGGACAAGTCGCTGCGCTCGCAATGACGCCAGAGAGGCCGTTGGTTGGCGTGAACTGGCGATACAGCAAACAGGATTCCCATGCCTTACCTCCATTTGCGCCAGGTCTGCCTGGTCGCCCCGGCGCTCGAGCCGGTCGTCTCCGACATCGCCGCGATCATGGGCCTGGAGATCTGCTACCGCGATCCGCATGTCGGCAAAGACGGCCTGGAGAACGCGCTGCTGCCGGTCGGGCCGATCCTGCTCGAGGTCGTCGCGCCAAAGCGCGAAGGCACGGCGGCAGGACGTTTTCTCGACAAGACCGGCGGCCGCGGCGGCTACATGGCGATCTTCGCCTGCGATGATCCTGACGGCCGCGCAGCCGTTGCGAATGCGATGGGCGTGCGCACCGCCAACATCATCAATCATCCGCCCTATCACGGCGTGCAGCTGCATCCCCGCGACTGCCGCGCGGCGTTCATCGAGCTCAACCACACCACGGGCAGCGACGACGTGCTGGGGCCGTATCCGCCGGCGGGTCCGGACTGGACGCGCGCGATCCGCCGCGATGTGACGACGGCGCTGACCGAGGTGGTGCTGGAAAGCCCGGAGCCGGCCTCGCTCGCGGCGCATTGGGGGCGGATCCTTGATCACGCTCCGACGCAGTGCGCCGAAGGCTGCCAAAAGGGAGCCGAGGAGTGCGCCCAAGAGCTCGTGCTGCCGAACGCCCGTATTCGCGTCGAGCGCGGCGAGCGTGAACTGATGAGCGGCCTGACCTTCCGCGTCGCCGACGCGGCGCGCGTGATCGGAGCCGCCCGCGCCCGCGGCCATGCGGTCGCCAACGATGTTTTCACGGTCGGAGGTGTCGCGTTCCAGCTGATGATGTGACGCCTATACGGCCGAGCGCAGGCCGCTGCCTTGGCCGAGACAGAGCGTCCACGGCCGGTCGATCAAACGACTGTTCAATCAAACGGCCGGTCAATCAATCCGGCCCCAGCTCGCGATAGGTCGCGCGAAAGACGATGTCGGCCACCGCATAGATTTCGCCGCCGGGGTTCTGCACCAGCCAATCCGTAGGGCCGCCAATGGCTGGGTCAGTCTCCGCATAGCCGGCCACGATGGTCCGTAGCAAGAATGGTCTGCCCACCTGATAGGCACTAATGATCGCGTGCTTTTCGTACATGTTCGGCTGATCGCCATCGACCGTTCCGTACGTCTCTACGAAGGCCTCGCGATTGCAACCATAGATATCCCCGGTTGGCTGCCCGTTGCTCAGGGGTATGATAATCCAGCTTCCTTCCGGAAGTTGCTGAACTCCCCACGGCTTCTGGAAAGAGAACGCATCGTCCGAACGGAAGGCGAGGACCCTGCTGACCTTTCGGTATCGCTTCGCCATGGATCCGTCGAACGCGATGTAATCCGGTTCCATCATCGCTTCTACTTGCGCTAGAGTAGTGGCCGGGAAGCTACCAAAGTCTGGCCTGAATTGAAACCGCGGTCGATGGAGAAGGAGACAGGACATGACCGATCAGCGCAAGATGAGCCTGAGCGAGTTGCAGAACGAGATCGAACCATGGCTCCCGGTTGGACTCAGCGCGGCCGAAGTGACCGAAGGCGTTGCATTGGCGCTCGTGCCGCCGTCGCAGAGGACTCTCCCGATCGTCCGCAACCCCCTTGGCGAAAATGAACTCTATGCCTGGAGCGAGGACGACGCGTCCGCGACGAAGCTCGCGCTCAAGCTGCTCGGCGAACTGATGAGCGCCCTCTTCAGCGGCCATGCCAGCCTGTTGAACCTGGGTATCGCGACCAAGGAGGTGGTCAGCTTCCTGATCGACATCTACCGCCACCATGTGCAGGTTCGTGACCCGCTTCAGATCAAGATCCTGTTGCTGCTGCGAGATGTAGAAGAAGGATTATCCGCCGACCAGATCTGGACGCGCCTCGGGCCCGACGAATCTATTGCCACGATCGAGCAAGCGTTGGACGCGCTGACACAGACCGTCGCCAAGGGCGGCCCGCGCCCACTGGTACGCTGCGACCGGACGATCTGGAAAATCTTGGTGTGAAGATGCACCGGCTATATTTTTCCCACAGCTACGACATCGAGGATCTTCGTTTCAACGAAAGTCTGTGGAAGCTCCTCAGGGAGGAGGGCTTCCATGCCTGGATCGACTCCGGTCGCGAGTCATCGAGCGCCGGCGAGGGCGCGATCCGGCCGATGGATATCGCCTTCAATGAGTGGATGATGTCCCAGTGCGACGGCTTCGTCGCCATCGCGCCGAGTACACCGAGAAAATCAGCGTATCAGTGGCTTGAATATCGTACCGCGGTCCGCATGGGTCTGCCGCGGCTTGTCGCGGAGCCCGAGGGCGGCCAGTTCGACGCTTCGATATCCGAGCGGATCTCATTTCCAAAGCCGTGGGACAAATTCTGGAACGAGGACACACAATGCAGGCTTGAGGAGCGGATCAAGGAATTTTCAGCACTCGTCAAAGAACACAGGGCGGCAGGAAAAGTCCTCCAGAGCGCCGGTCGCTGGCGACCGAGACAGAATCTCTCCAAACAGACGGTTGCGCTGCTGCCGCCGCGAACGGGGGATGGGGAGTGGCAGCAGCTTCAAAGCCTGCTGCAGGCGAACAGCGATATCGAATGTACCCTGCTGCAGCCCTCCAACCTGGGCAATGAAAGGGCCCTGTTGAACCTTGAGTTCGACCTTTTGATCGTTGACGTCGGATCGCGGGGGACGCCCTCCGAAGCGCTCAGCTACATTCATGCCACGGGGATTCCGCAAATCAGGCTCTGCCGCGTGCTGAACGGTGGAGAGATCGAGGAACTCCTGCAGTTCATCGACCCGAGCCGCGGACGGAGACCTCGCCTGATCTACCAGAACGAAGCGCAACACGATCCGAGCGCCATTTCGCTTCCACGCTTTCTCGACGGCATCAAGCTGGACGCCAAGATGCAGCCGGTCGTTTTCTGGACGACCCCTGCCGAGGCGGCTCACCAGATTTTCGATACCACGGGACGAATTCTCTCGTTTCTCAATAGCCTGACGGGCAACGGCGCGGAAACGATAGGCACTGGTCCGAGTGCCCAGAGATACTTCGAGCAGTACTGGAAGCGCGCCGAGCGCGGCACTGTCTTCATCAGCTTTGCCGGATCCGGCGGCGCGGCCAAGCTCGCCGATCGACTGGCCAGGATCTTCCGTTTTCAGAACCTGCGCTGCTTTCAATATCGTAACGAGGACAGCACGAGCGGCGGCCGGCTCGAGAGCGGTGAGGACATCGAGCGCGGACTGCGCAAGCGCATCGACGATGCAGACATCGTCGTCTATCTGATCGAAGAGAACTTCGCTGCCAGCGCGTTCTGCATGGAGGAACTGGCGCAGGGCACGAAGCTTCGCGATCAAGGTCTGATCGAGCTCCGCGCTTATTCGCTCGATGGCCTGAAGGCAAGGCTCCCCGCCTTGGCGGGCACGAGCATCCACAATTTCCGTCGTCCGGACTGGCTGCAGCGGGAGGTCGAGGAAAAGATCGTCTCGGACGTTGAGAGTTCGGCTGATTCAATCGGCTGGGCGTTGCGCCATGAACAGCGCGAACAGCTCGAGGAATGGCTGAAGCAGGACGGGCGCGACAATGTCGAGCGAACCTTATCGCTCCTGCGTCTTGCCGGGATCCCGGAAGGCGAAATCAAGTCGATCATCGGCGACGACTCGGCAGCGGCATGGCTGGATCCCATCTTGCGTCTGCCCGAAGATCCGGAGAAGCATAGACGCGCACGTCAGATCGTGGCGCTGCTGCTGATCACGGTTGCCGGTCGTCGGGAGGAACGACGCAAGCGCGTGAATGATTGGTTGTACGAACGTCATTTGTTGCAATGGCCACCGTTCGTGGCTGTGGCGAACGAAGATCATCGCCAGATCGATAGCTTTCTGATCGACGTCAGCCCCGACTC
Proteins encoded in this window:
- a CDS encoding TIR domain-containing protein yields the protein MKMHRLYFSHSYDIEDLRFNESLWKLLREEGFHAWIDSGRESSSAGEGAIRPMDIAFNEWMMSQCDGFVAIAPSTPRKSAYQWLEYRTAVRMGLPRLVAEPEGGQFDASISERISFPKPWDKFWNEDTQCRLEERIKEFSALVKEHRAAGKVLQSAGRWRPRQNLSKQTVALLPPRTGDGEWQQLQSLLQANSDIECTLLQPSNLGNERALLNLEFDLLIVDVGSRGTPSEALSYIHATGIPQIRLCRVLNGGEIEELLQFIDPSRGRRPRLIYQNEAQHDPSAISLPRFLDGIKLDAKMQPVVFWTTPAEAAHQIFDTTGRILSFLNSLTGNGAETIGTGPSAQRYFEQYWKRAERGTVFISFAGSGGAAKLADRLARIFRFQNLRCFQYRNEDSTSGGRLESGEDIERGLRKRIDDADIVVYLIEENFAASAFCMEELAQGTKLRDQGLIELRAYSLDGLKARLPALAGTSIHNFRRPDWLQREVEEKIVSDVESSADSIGWALRHEQREQLEEWLKQDGRDNVERTLSLLRLAGIPEGEIKSIIGDDSAAAWLDPILRLPEDPEKHRRARQIVALLLITVAGRREERRKRVNDWLYERHLLQWPPFVAVANEDHRQIDSFLIDVSPDSTLDQMILMGRLIGQQLPDLLMSARPLCVTAVNKLMLLPVEWTCETEHDEPLAVRRPVRWRLHDVVTRSCIFQGIASNSNPPATLLLSLPSPDINPSGQVRRLRDALRSSYDQLGWPPELVVTYEGAGVDDVLSRLRGCQEQVVHIAGHMGDAGLQIRDEILSASVLAAALRKSDVRLLVLNGCEGGKPASPLALAYLTLADRLVRDACIPEVVGHRCKISESDAQSFGESFFAAFFSREDGFEPASAAVSGRKSGSKLLRYSPVVISQRELAGRHPNS